A DNA window from Drosophila pseudoobscura strain MV-25-SWS-2005 chromosome 2, UCI_Dpse_MV25, whole genome shotgun sequence contains the following coding sequences:
- the LOC6896836 gene encoding putative polypeptide N-acetylgalactosaminyltransferase 13 has protein sequence MSGCIPHHRLQVCMICALCFVICQFVFLIVFLRNGVLEDTITGRLLLHRGTGKENRLFGWREFISHTPEQPGANYQYNLQLSDTVGAIRSLPRTRHESCDSKRTYNLPHSSRAKVSVVISFYNEARSMLLRTIISLVSRTPEDYLHELILIDDASQDVSLLEELQKLMEKMYATRARLSFIFLRNLQRQGMIWSRNRGAEAASGHYLLFLDSHCEVNEDWLEPLLDRLSLNATLAVSPLLDHIDPATLSYRSGNDMVKGGFDWNLHFHWLKRELSAKEAPEQPFKSPAFSGGVLMISRDWFLKLRCFNPNLKIWGGESIELAIKLWLCGGQIEIVPCSRIGHIFRPRHAFDFPPQFNHESSTAHATYLHNSKIIADSWLDEYKNMFYVLKPAARQIPLFHTNQDEDLLRQLKLELRCQRFDWYLRHVSPELKAHFNELSAMGTLKNGYRCLHARRTDNVSQLEVILDSCYLNDITQWRLLRKSGQLSTATERCLGVERGSMPPRLTMTPCSRHQNKMKAQRWLRRGTHLVHTGTYLCLDNPLKNQLVLSPCRSLAASQSFQFALEMEKQT, from the exons ATGTCCGGCTGCATACCCCATCACCGGCTGCAAGTGTGCATGATCTGTGCCTTGTGCTTTGTGATCTGTCAGTTTGTGTTTCTCATAGTTTTCCTGCGGAATGGGGTCCTCGAGGATACCATCACTGGCAGA CTGCTACTACATCGAGGTACTGGCAAAGAGAATCGTCTCTTCGGATGGCGAGAGTTCATTTCGCACACACCCGAACAACCGGGCGCGAATTACCAGTACAATCTCCAGCTGAGTGATACAGTGGGGGCAATACGAAGCCTGCCCAGGACACGACACGAAAG CTGTGATTCCAAACGCACCTACAACCTGCCACACTCCTCTCGTGCCAAAGTGAGCGTGGTAATCAGTTTCTACAACGAAGCCCGTTCCATGCTTCTGAGAACGATCATATCCCTGGTTAGCCGCACGCCGGAGGACTATCTGCACGAGCTTATCCTCATAGATGATGCCAGTCAGGATG TGTCTCTGCTGGAGGAGCTCCAGAAGCTGATGGAAAAAATGTATGCCACCCGGGCTCGCCTGTCGTTCATATTCCTTCGTAATTTGCAGCGCCAGGGCATGATTTGGTCCCGCAATAGGGGAGCCGAGGCGGCCAGCGGCCATTACCTCCTCTTTCTGGACAGTCATTGCGAGGTCAACGAGGACTGGCTGGAGCCTCTGCTGGATCGACTGTCGCTGAACGCGACGCTGGCGGTCAGCCCGTTGCTTGACCACATTGACCCCGCGACCTTGAGCTACAGAAGTGGCAACGACATGGTCAAGGGGGGCTTCGACTGGAACCTGCACTTCCACTGGCTGAAGCGCGAGCTGTCCGCGAAGGAGGCCCCAGAGCAGCCGTTCAAGAGTCCAGCCTTTTCCGGGGGCGTGCTGATGATCTCACGCGACTGGTTCCTTAAGCTGCGGTGCTTCAACCCAAACTTGAAG ATCTGGGGCGGCGAATCCATCGAGCTGGCCATTAAATTGTGGCTTTGCGGTGGACAAATTGAGATCGTGCCCTGCAGTCGAATCGGACACATCTTTCGCCCTCGACATGCCTTCGACTTCCCGCCGCAGTTTAACCACGAATCGAGCACCGCCCATGCCACCTATCTACA CAATTCAAAAATCATAGCCGACTCCTGGCTGGACGAGTACAAAAATATGTTCTACGTACTCAAGCCGGCGGCCAGGCAGATTCCATTGTTTCACACCAACCAGGACGAGGACCTGCTCCGacagctgaagctggagctccGGTGTCAACGCTTCGATTGGTATCTGCGGCATGTGAGCCCCGAACTAAA GGCGCACTTTAACGAGCTCTCGGCGATGGGCACTCTGAAGAATGGCTATCGCTGTCTGCATGCCAGACGCACGGACAATGTGTCCCAGCTGGAAGTGATCCTGGACAGCTGCTACCTCAACGACATCACGCAGTGGAGACTCCTTCGCAAAAGCGGACAGCTGAGCACTGCAACCGAACGATGCCTCGGAGTGGAGAGGGGCTCAATGCCACCTCGACTCACCATGACGCCCTGCAGCAGGCATCAAAACAAGATGAAGGCACAACGATGGCTGCGACGGGGCACACATCTGGTGCATACCGGTACATATCTCTGCCTGGATAATCCGCTCAAGAATCAATTGGTGCTGAGCCCTTGCCGCTCCCTCGCAGCATCGCAGTcgtttcaatttgcattggaaATGGAGAAGCAAACATAA
- the AstA-R2 gene encoding allatostatin-A receptor isoform X2, producing the protein MENITISLSNITNGSAGSVTPAPFFSEEDRKSIEDTVRWLVPFFFGIIAVTGFFGNLLVIMVVVVNKNMRSTTNLLILNLAVSDLLFVIICIPFTATDYITQRWPFGNFWCRTTQYLIVVTAFASIYTLVLMSIDRFLAVVHPIRSRMLRTEHITMIAIFTLWTVVLTISMPVTFAHDVMVHYDNTSNITYALCRFKDNDLLDASTFQLSFFISTYLLPLMIISGLYVRMITRLWRQGSGVRMSKESQRGRKRVTRLVVVVVIAFASLWLPVQLILLLKALDVYEADSLLSIIIQICAQTLAYSSSCINPLLYAFLSENFRKAFYKAINCSPRYQNYTSDLPPPRKTSCGRTSTTGM; encoded by the exons ATGGAGAACATAACGATATCATTATCGAATATCACGAACGGCAGTGCCGGGAGTGTCACCCCGGCGCCCTTCTTCTCCGAGGAGGATCGGAAATCCATCGAGGACACTGTCCGCTGGCTGGTGCCGTTCTTCTTTGGGATCATCGCCGTGACAGGTTTCTTTGGAAATCTGCTGGTCATcatggtggtggtggtcaACAAGAACATGCGCTCGACCACCAATCTACTGATCCTAAATCTGGCCGTATCGGATCTCCTCTTCGTGATCATCTGCATCCCGTTCACGGCCACCGATTACATCACCCAGCGTTGGCCGTTTGGCAACTTCTGGTGCCGCACCACCCAGTATCTGATTGTGGTGACGGCCTTCGCCTCGATCTACACGCTGGTCCTGATGTCCATCGATCGCTTCCTGGCCGTCGTACATCCCATACGCTCCCGGATGCTGCGCACGGAGCACATCACCATGATAGCCATCTTTACCCTTTGGACTGTGGTGCTGACCATCTCCATGCCGGTCACCTTTGCCCACGATGTGATG GTTCACTACGATAACACTTCCAACATCACCTATGCCCTGTGCCGGTTTAAGGATAACGATCTGCTGGATGCCAGCACCTTCCAGCTGAGCTTCTTCATCAGCACGTATCTGCTGCCCCTGATGATCATCAGCGGACTGTATGTGCGCATGATCACGCGTCTCTGGCGACAGGGCAGCGGCGTGCGCATGTCCAAGGAGTCGCAGCGAGGCCGCAAGCGGGTCACCCGGCTCGTCGTGGTGGTGGTCATAGCCTTTGCCTCGCTCTGGCTGCCTGTGCAA CTCATATTGCTGCTCAAGGCATTGGATGTCTATGAGGCCGATAGCCTGCTCTCCATCATCATCCAGATTTGTGCCCAGACATTGGCGTACAGCAGCTCCTGCATCAATCCGTTGCTCTACGCCTTTCTCTCAGAGAATTTCCGCAAGGCCTTCTACAAG GCCATTAACTGTTCGCCCCGATATCAGAACTACACATCTGATTTGCCGCCGCCTCGCAAGACGTCCTGTGGCAGGACCTCCACTACGGGAATGTAA
- the AstA-R2 gene encoding allatostatin-A receptor isoform X1: MENITISLSNITNGSAGSVTPAPFFSEEDRKSIEDTVRWLVPFFFGIIAVTGFFGNLLVIMVVVVNKNMRSTTNLLILNLAVSDLLFVIICIPFTATDYITQRWPFGNFWCRTTQYLIVVTAFASIYTLVLMSIDRFLAVVHPIRSRMLRTEHITMIAIFTLWTVVLTISMPVTFAHDVMVHYDNTSNITYALCRFKDNDLLDASTFQLSFFISTYLLPLMIISGLYVRMITRLWRQGSGVRMSKESQRGRKRVTRLVVVVVIAFASLWLPVQLILLLKALDVYEADSLLSIIIQICAQTLAYSSSCINPLLYAFLSENFRKAFYKMVGSSWLSFLIQKPLNNAASGEHQQGENTFESITAINCSPRYQNYTSDLPPPRKTSCGRTSTTGM, translated from the exons ATGGAGAACATAACGATATCATTATCGAATATCACGAACGGCAGTGCCGGGAGTGTCACCCCGGCGCCCTTCTTCTCCGAGGAGGATCGGAAATCCATCGAGGACACTGTCCGCTGGCTGGTGCCGTTCTTCTTTGGGATCATCGCCGTGACAGGTTTCTTTGGAAATCTGCTGGTCATcatggtggtggtggtcaACAAGAACATGCGCTCGACCACCAATCTACTGATCCTAAATCTGGCCGTATCGGATCTCCTCTTCGTGATCATCTGCATCCCGTTCACGGCCACCGATTACATCACCCAGCGTTGGCCGTTTGGCAACTTCTGGTGCCGCACCACCCAGTATCTGATTGTGGTGACGGCCTTCGCCTCGATCTACACGCTGGTCCTGATGTCCATCGATCGCTTCCTGGCCGTCGTACATCCCATACGCTCCCGGATGCTGCGCACGGAGCACATCACCATGATAGCCATCTTTACCCTTTGGACTGTGGTGCTGACCATCTCCATGCCGGTCACCTTTGCCCACGATGTGATG GTTCACTACGATAACACTTCCAACATCACCTATGCCCTGTGCCGGTTTAAGGATAACGATCTGCTGGATGCCAGCACCTTCCAGCTGAGCTTCTTCATCAGCACGTATCTGCTGCCCCTGATGATCATCAGCGGACTGTATGTGCGCATGATCACGCGTCTCTGGCGACAGGGCAGCGGCGTGCGCATGTCCAAGGAGTCGCAGCGAGGCCGCAAGCGGGTCACCCGGCTCGTCGTGGTGGTGGTCATAGCCTTTGCCTCGCTCTGGCTGCCTGTGCAA CTCATATTGCTGCTCAAGGCATTGGATGTCTATGAGGCCGATAGCCTGCTCTCCATCATCATCCAGATTTGTGCCCAGACATTGGCGTACAGCAGCTCCTGCATCAATCCGTTGCTCTACGCCTTTCTCTCAGAGAATTTCCGCAAGGCCTTCTACAAG ATGGTCGGCTCGAGCTGGCTGTCCTTCCTCATCCAAAAACCCCTGAATAATGCAGCATCAGGAGAGCACCAGCAAGGAGAAAACACTTTCGAATCTATTACA GCCATTAACTGTTCGCCCCGATATCAGAACTACACATCTGATTTGCCGCCGCCTCGCAAGACGTCCTGTGGCAGGACCTCCACTACGGGAATGTAA